Proteins encoded within one genomic window of Acidihalobacter prosperus:
- a CDS encoding enoyl-ACP reductase FabI yields MGILAGKRALVTGVASDRSIAWGIAQTMRREGAELAFTYPNERLKERVVKFASACDSEIVLPCDVSTDESIDALFEELSQHWEHFDILVHSIAFAPKEALEGDFLENISRESFNIAHDISSYSLSALAKGARPMMRGRNGAIVTLSYLGAERAMPNYNVMGLAKASLEANMRYLAYTLGPEGTRVNAVSAGPIRTLAAAGIGDFRRMLEKVEQTAPLRKNVTTEEVGNAATFLCSDFASGITGEVLYVDAGYNIIGLGS; encoded by the coding sequence GCGCGCTGGTGACCGGCGTAGCCAGTGACAGGTCCATCGCCTGGGGCATCGCACAGACGATGCGCCGCGAGGGCGCCGAGCTAGCCTTCACCTACCCCAACGAACGCCTCAAGGAACGCGTCGTAAAGTTTGCAAGCGCCTGCGATTCCGAAATCGTCCTACCTTGCGACGTCTCTACGGACGAGTCCATCGATGCGCTCTTCGAGGAGCTTTCGCAGCACTGGGAGCATTTCGACATTCTCGTGCATTCGATTGCGTTCGCGCCCAAGGAAGCGCTTGAAGGCGATTTTCTGGAAAACATCAGCCGGGAAAGCTTCAATATAGCCCATGACATCAGCTCATACAGTCTGAGCGCGCTCGCCAAAGGCGCCCGTCCGATGATGCGCGGTCGAAACGGCGCCATCGTCACCCTGAGCTATCTTGGTGCGGAACGCGCCATGCCCAATTACAACGTCATGGGACTCGCGAAGGCGAGCCTCGAAGCCAACATGCGCTACCTGGCCTACACGCTCGGCCCCGAAGGCACTCGGGTCAACGCCGTGTCCGCCGGCCCCATACGCACACTGGCCGCCGCAGGCATCGGGGATTTCAGGCGCATGCTCGAAAAAGTCGAACAGACCGCCCCGCTGAGAAAAAATGTGACAACCGAGGAAGTCGGCAATGCCGCGACTTTCCTGTGTTCGGATTTCGCCTCAGGCATCACAGGCGAAGTGCTTTACGTGGACGCGGGCTACAACATCATCGGCTTGGGCAGCTGA